The following proteins come from a genomic window of Sardina pilchardus chromosome 1, fSarPil1.1, whole genome shotgun sequence:
- the LOC134075160 gene encoding lipopolysaccharide-induced tumor necrosis factor-alpha factor homolog: MANIITGQVPVATIGPFGDSPVQVTCPSCHQTCVTKVEFSSGLLTYLFCGGLFMCGFVLGCCLIPFCVDRLRDAKHTCSNCKAVLGVYKRL, from the exons ATGGCCAACATCATCACAGGCCAAGTCCCTGTTG CCACCATCGGTCCGTTCGGAGACAGCCCGGTGCAGGTGACGTGTCCGAGCTGCCACCAGACGTGCGTCACCAAGGTGGAGTTCTCCTCTGGACTGCTCACCTACCTGTTCTGTGGAGGACTCTTCATGTGCGG gttTGTCCTTGGTTGCTGTCTCATCCCTTTTTGCGTTGATCGCCTGAGAGACGCAAAACACACCTGTTCCAACTGCAAGGCTGTGCTTGGGGTCTACAAGCGTCTAtaa